In one Saccharibacillus brassicae genomic region, the following are encoded:
- a CDS encoding Spo0B domain-containing protein, producing the protein MKRWRDLSLLMPLSAAVPLVLAYLFPTAMMFVLLAAWLAAVFVLVLRHEKRRKEHEIQELRQSQQQFFMHVLSHQRHDWMNDLQLIFGYARMGKNDRVEEIVARVSDDMHKEGRIAKLGLPDLVFYLMTFKGENREIGLHVRVDEELHYAGSLTPDEQEGLIRAVRSSMAAYRYSGLAAKVSVPALRIVFGEEGGEATLFIEPENDPEAVPVLHRAVEEALAPYSLIAQADEKGTRIRWKLPART; encoded by the coding sequence ATGAAAAGGTGGAGGGACCTATCCCTATTGATGCCGCTGTCTGCCGCAGTTCCCCTGGTTCTGGCCTACCTTTTTCCGACAGCCATGATGTTTGTTCTGCTCGCCGCTTGGCTGGCTGCCGTATTCGTGCTGGTACTGCGCCACGAGAAACGGCGAAAAGAACACGAAATTCAGGAATTGAGACAATCGCAGCAGCAATTTTTCATGCATGTGCTGAGTCATCAGCGGCATGACTGGATGAACGATCTTCAATTGATTTTCGGTTATGCCCGCATGGGCAAAAATGACCGGGTCGAAGAAATCGTGGCTCGCGTTAGCGATGACATGCATAAAGAGGGCCGGATCGCGAAGCTGGGACTGCCGGATCTCGTATTCTATCTGATGACGTTCAAAGGCGAAAACCGGGAGATCGGTCTGCACGTCCGGGTCGACGAAGAACTGCATTATGCCGGAAGTCTGACGCCGGACGAGCAGGAAGGACTGATTCGTGCCGTAAGATCTTCGATGGCGGCGTACCGGTATTCGGGGCTTGCGGCGAAAGTTTCCGTGCCCGCGCTGCGGATCGTGTTCGGCGAAGAGGGCGGGGAAGCGACTTTGTTCATCGAACCGGAAAATGATCCGGAAGCGGTGCCCGTGCTGCATCGCGCGGTCGAGGAGGCGCTTGCGCCATACTCGCTGATAGCGCAAGCGGACGAAAAAGGCACGCGGATTCGGTGGAAACTGCCGGCCCGAACTTAA
- the rpmA gene encoding 50S ribosomal protein L27, producing the protein MLKLDLQLFASKKGVGSTKNGRDSHSKRLGAKRADGQAVRGGGIIFRQRGTKIHPGTNVGIGKDDTLFALVDGVVKFERLGRDRKKVSVYPVQVAEVAASVEA; encoded by the coding sequence ATGTTGAAATTGGATCTCCAGTTATTCGCTTCCAAAAAAGGTGTAGGTTCGACTAAGAACGGACGGGACAGCCATTCCAAGCGCCTCGGCGCTAAACGTGCGGACGGTCAAGCGGTACGCGGCGGCGGCATCATCTTCCGTCAGCGCGGAACGAAGATTCACCCGGGCACGAACGTAGGTATCGGCAAAGACGACACTTTGTTTGCTCTGGTTGACGGCGTTGTAAAATTCGAACGTCTCGGCCGTGATCGCAAAAAAGTCAGCGTCTACCCTGTACAAGTTGCTGAAGTAGCAGCTTCCGTAGAGGCCTAA
- a CDS encoding ribosomal-processing cysteine protease Prp, which produces MVIVQIVRSPDGKITAFKVKGHAGYADRGEDIVCAAISAITVGTVNSVEVLTGTVMKTRMKNGFLSGSLPPIQSDELKAKAELILDSMVVMLEAIVNSYSAYIRIDQVTK; this is translated from the coding sequence TTGGTTATCGTCCAAATTGTCAGATCGCCGGACGGGAAGATTACGGCTTTTAAGGTTAAGGGACATGCAGGTTACGCCGATCGCGGCGAGGACATCGTCTGTGCAGCCATTTCCGCCATTACGGTCGGAACGGTCAACTCGGTCGAGGTGCTTACCGGAACGGTGATGAAGACCCGGATGAAGAACGGTTTTCTAAGCGGAAGCCTTCCGCCGATACAATCGGACGAACTCAAAGCCAAAGCCGAACTCATTCTCGACTCGATGGTGGTCATGCTGGAGGCAATCGTGAATTCTTACAGTGCATATATTCGGATCGATCAGGTTACAAAATAA
- the rplU gene encoding 50S ribosomal protein L21, which produces MYAIIETGGKQYKVQEGDVLFIEKLEAVDGESVTFDRVLAVSQENGLTVGAPMVSGATVTAKVEKHGKGQKVVVYKYKPKKNYHKKQGHRQPYTKVTIEKIQA; this is translated from the coding sequence ATGTACGCAATTATCGAAACAGGCGGTAAGCAGTACAAAGTCCAAGAGGGCGACGTATTGTTCATCGAGAAGCTTGAAGCCGTAGACGGCGAAAGCGTGACGTTTGACCGTGTCCTGGCCGTTTCCCAAGAAAACGGACTGACAGTCGGAGCACCGATGGTATCGGGAGCAACCGTAACGGCAAAGGTTGAGAAGCACGGTAAAGGCCAAAAGGTTGTTGTATACAAATACAAGCCTAAGAAGAACTACCACAAGAAACAAGGCCATCGTCAACCGTATACTAAAGTAACGATCGAAAAAATCCAAGCATAA
- a CDS encoding Rne/Rng family ribonuclease has protein sequence MKQLVVHNESEWTQAALLDDGRLIEFAAERLQEHGMAGSFYKGRIVNVLPGMQAAFVDIGLKKNAFLYIDDLLPAHTEKHPPEKPSIEQMARKGQQLLVQITKEPFGGKGARVTTHYSLPGRYLVYMPEADYVAVSKKISPESDRLRMKAFGEGIRRPGEGLILRTVAGGESEDKLAEDLDTLRLRWQEIVAASERVDAPKELYRDLDLAQRMIRDVYDPLTDELIVDDANQEGKLSAFVQEMLPGAEPRVRLHTESTPMFERYEVEQQLHRDFGRKIRLPGGGTLIWDQTEALTVVDVNTGKFTGADDSLETTVTDTNLEAAEEIARLLRLRDVGGIVIVDFIDMREEVNRMRVLERLRERLARDRTQSQIVGWTQLGLLEMTRKKVRESGAGLFYKVCPSCEGTGRIMIR, from the coding sequence ATGAAACAGCTGGTTGTGCATAACGAATCGGAATGGACGCAGGCGGCGCTGCTGGACGATGGGCGGTTGATCGAATTTGCGGCGGAACGTTTGCAGGAACACGGAATGGCGGGCAGTTTTTACAAAGGCAGGATCGTGAACGTCCTCCCGGGCATGCAGGCCGCTTTTGTCGATATCGGGCTGAAAAAGAACGCCTTTTTGTATATCGACGATCTGCTGCCCGCGCATACGGAGAAACATCCGCCGGAGAAACCTTCGATCGAGCAGATGGCCCGCAAAGGGCAGCAGCTGCTCGTGCAGATTACGAAAGAGCCGTTCGGCGGCAAAGGGGCGCGGGTCACGACGCATTATTCGCTGCCCGGCCGCTACCTCGTCTATATGCCGGAAGCGGATTACGTGGCGGTGTCCAAAAAGATTTCGCCCGAAAGCGATCGGCTCCGCATGAAAGCGTTCGGGGAAGGAATACGTCGTCCGGGAGAAGGACTGATCCTGCGTACGGTGGCCGGCGGCGAAAGCGAGGACAAGCTGGCCGAAGACCTGGACACGCTGCGTCTCCGGTGGCAGGAGATCGTCGCCGCCTCGGAGCGGGTGGACGCGCCGAAGGAGCTGTACCGGGATCTCGATCTCGCGCAGCGCATGATTCGCGACGTCTACGATCCGCTGACCGACGAGTTGATCGTCGACGATGCGAATCAGGAGGGCAAGCTGTCTGCCTTCGTGCAGGAGATGCTGCCCGGCGCCGAGCCGCGGGTGCGCCTGCATACGGAATCGACGCCGATGTTCGAACGCTACGAAGTGGAACAGCAGCTGCATCGCGATTTCGGCCGCAAGATTCGCCTGCCCGGAGGAGGAACGCTGATCTGGGACCAGACCGAAGCGCTGACCGTCGTGGACGTCAATACCGGCAAGTTCACGGGAGCGGACGACAGCCTGGAGACGACGGTAACGGATACGAATCTCGAAGCCGCCGAAGAGATCGCCCGCCTGCTGCGCCTGCGCGACGTCGGCGGCATCGTGATCGTCGACTTTATCGACATGCGGGAAGAAGTGAACCGGATGCGCGTCCTCGAACGATTGCGGGAACGTCTGGCCCGCGACCGGACGCAGTCCCAGATCGTCGGTTGGACCCAGCTCGGGCTGCTCGAAATGACCCGCAAAAAGGTACGCGAGAGCGGCGCCGGCCTGTTCTACAAAGTCTGTCCGTCCTGCGAAGGAACGGGCCGAATCATGATTCGATAA
- the minD gene encoding septum site-determining protein MinD, protein MGEAIVVTSGKGGVGKTTTTANIGTALALLGKKVCLVDTDIGLRNLDVVMGLENRIIYDICDVADGRCRLHQALVKDKRFEELYMLPAAQTKDKNAVSPEQIRDIILELKNEFQYVLIDCPAGIEQGFKNAIAGADQAIVVTTPENAAVRDADRVIGLLESSHVASPKLIVNRIRPNMVRAGEMLDVDEVLQVLNIDLLGIVPDDEMVIKAANTGEPTVMNPDSKASIAYRNIARRIQGDTVPLMQLDEKKGRFNLFKKIFGVGR, encoded by the coding sequence ATGGGAGAGGCTATAGTCGTCACTTCGGGAAAAGGCGGCGTCGGCAAAACGACGACCACGGCCAATATCGGAACGGCACTGGCACTGCTCGGCAAAAAGGTCTGCCTGGTCGATACGGATATCGGCCTGCGCAACCTGGACGTCGTGATGGGACTGGAGAACCGGATCATTTACGATATTTGCGACGTGGCCGACGGCCGATGCCGTCTGCACCAGGCGCTGGTCAAAGACAAACGCTTCGAAGAGCTTTACATGCTTCCGGCCGCGCAGACCAAGGACAAAAATGCCGTGTCGCCGGAGCAGATCCGCGATATCATTCTCGAATTGAAGAACGAATTTCAATACGTGCTGATCGATTGTCCGGCCGGTATCGAGCAGGGCTTCAAGAACGCGATTGCCGGAGCCGATCAGGCGATCGTGGTCACTACGCCGGAGAATGCGGCGGTACGCGATGCCGACCGGGTCATCGGTCTGCTTGAAAGCTCGCACGTTGCTTCGCCGAAACTGATTGTCAACCGGATTCGTCCGAACATGGTCAGAGCCGGAGAAATGCTGGACGTCGACGAGGTGCTGCAGGTGCTCAATATCGACCTGCTCGGCATCGTGCCCGACGACGAGATGGTCATCAAGGCCGCCAACACCGGCGAGCCGACCGTCATGAATCCGGATTCGAAAGCGTCGATCGCTTATCGGAACATCGCCCGGCGCATTCAGGGAGATACCGTGCCCCTTATGCAGCTGGACGAGAAAAAAGGCCGATTCAATCTGTTCAAGAAAATATTCGGCGTCGGAAGATAA
- the minC gene encoding septum site-determining protein MinC: protein MSIKRSLVTIKGIKDGLVFRLDEQCDFDELVSELQDMLEHSHQAILSGPLVAIDVQYGSRDLTDEQKLALLDVLRTKRNLLVRSIEGAKLVEVRENAVLRTPITTMSGMVRSGQVLRQEGNLLFLGDVNPGGSIVCTGDIYILGALRGMAHAGSEGSEHAIIGASYLAPTQLRIAEVISRPPDSGEEQSSHPHETQMEFAYLKDGQMQIDKMANIARLRRDLNVFKGV, encoded by the coding sequence ATGTCCATCAAACGAAGTCTCGTGACAATCAAGGGAATCAAGGACGGCCTCGTGTTTCGTCTGGACGAACAATGCGATTTTGACGAGCTGGTGTCCGAGCTTCAGGATATGCTGGAGCACAGCCACCAGGCGATTTTGAGCGGTCCGCTCGTCGCGATCGACGTGCAGTACGGCAGCCGCGACCTGACGGACGAACAGAAGCTGGCCCTTTTGGACGTGCTGCGCACGAAGCGCAATTTGCTCGTCCGCTCGATCGAAGGCGCCAAGTTGGTCGAAGTGCGGGAGAACGCGGTACTGCGCACGCCGATCACGACGATGAGCGGCATGGTCCGTTCCGGGCAGGTGCTCAGGCAGGAAGGCAATCTGCTGTTTCTGGGCGATGTCAATCCGGGAGGCTCCATCGTATGTACCGGCGATATTTATATTCTCGGGGCACTGCGCGGAATGGCTCATGCCGGTTCGGAAGGCAGCGAGCACGCGATTATCGGGGCTTCGTATCTGGCGCCGACCCAACTGCGGATCGCGGAAGTGATCAGCCGCCCGCCCGACAGCGGCGAAGAACAGAGTTCCCATCCGCACGAGACGCAGATGGAATTCGCCTACCTCAAGGACGGGCAGATGCAGATTGACAAAATGGCGAATATTGCCCGGCTGCGCCGGGATCTGAATGTGTTCAAAGGAGTGTAG
- the mreD gene encoding rod shape-determining protein MreD, whose product MTWRKQFLVLLLFILFLIETSVLPWFMPQSWIPHLMPNLVFVCILFVAVYRHRYAAMALGVVFGMLHDVVFYGAMLGPYSFTMGFTAYLLGLVFQLPKAPLPVMLSVVMLGSFILDSMLFGIYTVFNFNEQSYDWALVQYIVPDLLLRTVFALIVYVPIRRQFDKMPLRAKKEDNK is encoded by the coding sequence ATGACCTGGCGCAAACAGTTTCTCGTCCTGCTGCTGTTCATCTTGTTCCTGATCGAAACGAGCGTGCTGCCGTGGTTCATGCCGCAGAGCTGGATTCCGCATCTGATGCCGAACCTGGTGTTCGTGTGCATTCTGTTCGTGGCCGTCTACCGTCACCGCTACGCGGCGATGGCGCTTGGCGTCGTGTTCGGCATGCTGCACGACGTCGTCTTTTACGGCGCGATGCTCGGCCCTTATTCGTTTACGATGGGCTTTACCGCCTATTTGCTCGGACTGGTGTTCCAGCTTCCGAAAGCGCCGCTTCCGGTCATGCTCAGCGTCGTCATGCTCGGCAGTTTTATTTTGGACAGTATGCTGTTCGGGATCTATACCGTGTTCAACTTCAACGAACAGTCCTACGACTGGGCGCTCGTCCAGTACATCGTCCCCGATCTGCTGCTGCGAACGGTATTCGCGCTGATCGTCTACGTGCCGATCCGCCGACAGTTCGACAAGATGCCGCTGCGTGCGAAAAAAGAAGACAACAAATAG
- the mreC gene encoding rod shape-determining protein MreC translates to MFGNRKLFILLIVLVLFIALMGVTLGDRIGLTWPEKFVKDTVGYTQKLVSKPATAVSGFFEDISELSGVYKENEKLRIKVAELDRELIDYDSLRTKVDDLKKALVFTQTQTENSEKHFRFAQVISVNEDVNNPTVNVDVGAKDGVKVGMAVTSIEGMVGVVSTTTDYTSTIQLITSLSLTSPDSYAISATVTGKPGTFGIVETYDVKQKRLIMSGIQNNDPTKPKVEVNDIIVTSGSGGVFPAGIVLGEVMAVEQSEFGLSDTAKIRPSASFVEWKELFIVVPGPEPAAGDDTP, encoded by the coding sequence ATGTTTGGAAATCGCAAGCTGTTTATCCTGCTGATCGTGCTGGTGCTGTTCATCGCCCTGATGGGCGTGACGCTCGGCGATCGCATCGGTTTGACCTGGCCGGAGAAATTCGTCAAGGACACGGTCGGCTATACGCAAAAACTCGTCAGCAAGCCGGCAACGGCGGTGTCCGGATTTTTCGAAGACATCTCGGAGCTCAGCGGCGTCTACAAAGAAAACGAAAAGCTCAGAATCAAAGTGGCGGAACTGGATCGGGAACTGATCGACTACGACTCGCTGCGAACGAAAGTCGACGATCTTAAAAAGGCTCTTGTGTTCACGCAGACCCAGACCGAAAATTCGGAAAAACATTTCCGGTTTGCCCAGGTCATTTCGGTTAACGAAGACGTCAACAATCCGACCGTTAACGTCGACGTGGGCGCCAAGGACGGCGTGAAAGTCGGCATGGCGGTCACAAGCATCGAAGGCATGGTCGGCGTGGTCAGCACGACGACCGACTATACGTCGACGATCCAGCTTATTACCTCCCTCAGCCTTACGTCGCCCGACAGCTACGCGATTTCCGCGACGGTTACCGGCAAGCCCGGCACGTTCGGGATCGTCGAGACGTACGACGTGAAGCAGAAGCGTCTGATCATGAGCGGCATTCAGAACAACGATCCGACCAAACCGAAAGTCGAAGTCAACGATATCATCGTCACCTCGGGCAGCGGCGGCGTATTCCCGGCGGGCATCGTACTCGGTGAAGTCATGGCGGTCGAGCAGAGCGAGTTCGGCTTGAGCGATACGGCCAAAATCCGTCCTTCGGCCAGCTTCGTCGAATGGAAGGAACTCTTTATCGTGGTTCCGGGACCGGAGCCGGCAGCGGGAGACGATACGCCATGA
- a CDS encoding rod shape-determining protein, which produces MMGNKDLGIDLGTANTLVYVRGKGIVVREPSVVAIRTDTKTIEAVGEDAKKMIGRTPGNIRAIRPMKDGVIADFDTTATMIKYFINQAQKKRSFFQRHPNVMVCVPSGITAVEQRAVEDATKQAGAREAFTIEEPFAAAIGADLPVWEPTGSMVVDIGGGTTEVAVISLGGIVTARSVRVAGDEMDESIIQYVKRQYNLMIGERTSEMLKMEIGSAIQLETPETIEIRGRDLVSGLPKTISITSQEITEALADTVSAIVEAVKVTLEKCPPELAADIMDRGIVLTGGGALLRNLDKLLAGETGMPVIVAENPLDCVAIGTGRALDNIHLFKSRGTSNSRSKRG; this is translated from the coding sequence ATGATGGGCAATAAAGATCTGGGAATCGATTTGGGCACCGCCAACACGCTGGTATATGTACGAGGAAAAGGCATTGTCGTGAGAGAACCTTCCGTAGTCGCGATCCGCACGGACACGAAAACGATCGAGGCGGTAGGCGAAGACGCCAAGAAAATGATCGGCCGCACGCCGGGCAACATCCGCGCGATCCGTCCGATGAAAGACGGCGTTATCGCCGATTTCGATACGACCGCTACGATGATCAAATACTTCATCAATCAGGCGCAGAAAAAGCGTTCGTTCTTCCAGCGCCATCCGAACGTGATGGTCTGCGTGCCGTCCGGCATTACGGCCGTTGAACAGCGTGCGGTCGAAGACGCGACGAAGCAGGCCGGAGCGCGCGAAGCGTTCACGATCGAAGAGCCGTTCGCGGCGGCGATCGGCGCCGATCTGCCGGTATGGGAACCGACGGGCAGCATGGTCGTCGATATCGGCGGCGGCACGACGGAAGTGGCCGTCATTTCGCTCGGCGGCATCGTAACCGCGCGTTCGGTACGCGTAGCCGGCGACGAGATGGACGAGTCCATCATCCAGTACGTCAAGCGTCAGTACAACCTGATGATCGGCGAACGCACGTCGGAAATGCTCAAAATGGAAATCGGTTCGGCGATCCAGCTGGAGACGCCGGAAACGATCGAAATTCGCGGACGCGACCTCGTCAGCGGCCTGCCGAAGACCATTTCGATCACTTCGCAGGAAATCACCGAGGCTTTGGCCGATACGGTGAGCGCGATCGTCGAAGCGGTCAAAGTGACGCTGGAGAAATGTCCGCCGGAACTTGCGGCCGACATTATGGACCGCGGCATCGTCCTGACAGGCGGCGGCGCCCTGCTGCGCAACCTGGACAAGCTGCTGGCCGGCGAGACCGGAATGCCGGTCATCGTGGCCGAGAATCCGCTGGACTGCGTCGCGATCGGCACGGGCCGCGCACTCGACAATATTCACCTGTTCAAATCCCGCGGAACGAGCAACTCGCGCTCCAAGCGCGGCTGA
- the radC gene encoding RadC family protein, producing the protein MESHTSRPLRGVPGEDRPRERMLQYGAGALSHTELLAILIQTGMQGESAVHLAQRVLNEAGSLKGLADLSLTELMQIKGIGPAKAVQLKAGIELGLRLSRRTFGERVIVRSPRDAYEAVAEELQDLRKEHFVCLFLNTKNHVIGQETLSVGSLNASIVHPREVFRAAIKCSSASIICAHNHPSGDPAPSPEDISLTKRLVEAGRIVGIDVLDHIVVGDGTYVSLKEQGLM; encoded by the coding sequence ATGGAGTCGCATACAAGCCGTCCGCTGCGCGGCGTTCCGGGCGAAGACAGACCCCGGGAGCGCATGCTTCAATACGGCGCGGGAGCGCTGAGCCACACCGAACTGCTCGCCATTTTGATTCAGACCGGCATGCAGGGCGAATCGGCGGTGCATCTGGCCCAGCGCGTCCTGAACGAAGCCGGCAGTCTCAAGGGACTGGCGGATTTGAGCCTGACGGAATTGATGCAGATCAAAGGCATCGGCCCGGCCAAAGCGGTCCAGCTCAAAGCCGGGATCGAGCTCGGCCTGCGCCTGTCGCGCCGAACCTTCGGCGAACGTGTCATCGTGCGCAGTCCGAGAGACGCGTACGAAGCCGTTGCCGAAGAACTGCAGGATCTGCGCAAAGAGCATTTCGTGTGTTTGTTTTTGAATACGAAAAATCACGTTATCGGCCAAGAGACGCTGTCGGTCGGAAGCCTGAACGCTTCGATCGTGCATCCCCGCGAAGTATTCCGGGCGGCGATCAAGTGCAGCAGCGCTTCGATCATATGCGCGCACAACCATCCGAGCGGCGATCCGGCTCCGAGTCCCGAAGACATTTCGCTGACCAAAAGGCTTGTCGAAGCGGGCCGGATCGTCGGTATCGACGTGCTGGACCATATCGTGGTCGGCGACGGCACGTACGTGAGCTTGAAAGAACAGGGCTTGATGTGA
- a CDS encoding Maf family protein, with amino-acid sequence MDNQSKSTHARQIILASASPRRRELLASLGANFVVEPSLSGEDVPADWEPARIVEELALRKARSVLARRSGAGVIVGSDTIVVLEGTVLGKPDTAQDAVRMLGMLQGREHLVHTGVACIDEASGREDVRHGSTRVRMKALSRRRIEDYVKSGEPMDKAGAYAIQGLGALLVDSIEGDYFTVVGLPLALLGEMLEGFGIGLMPSNP; translated from the coding sequence TTGGACAATCAATCGAAATCAACGCACGCCCGTCAGATCATACTTGCTTCCGCTTCTCCGCGCAGGCGCGAACTGCTGGCTTCGCTCGGCGCGAACTTCGTCGTCGAGCCCAGCCTGTCAGGCGAAGACGTGCCGGCGGACTGGGAACCGGCGCGCATCGTCGAGGAGCTGGCGCTTCGCAAAGCCCGATCGGTGCTTGCGCGCCGTTCCGGCGCGGGCGTGATCGTCGGCAGCGACACGATCGTCGTGCTTGAAGGCACGGTGCTCGGCAAGCCGGATACCGCGCAGGACGCGGTTCGCATGCTGGGCATGCTGCAGGGCCGCGAACATCTCGTGCATACGGGCGTGGCCTGCATCGACGAAGCGAGCGGACGCGAAGACGTTCGGCACGGCTCCACGCGCGTGCGCATGAAAGCTTTAAGCCGGCGGCGAATTGAAGATTACGTGAAAAGCGGAGAGCCGATGGACAAGGCGGGCGCTTATGCGATACAAGGTCTCGGAGCGCTGCTGGTCGATTCGATCGAAGGCGATTATTTTACGGTAGTCGGTCTTCCGCTGGCTCTGCTGGGCGAAATGCTCGAAGGCTTCGGAATCGGCCTGATGCCGTCCAATCCATAG
- the murC gene encoding UDP-N-acetylmuramate--L-alanine ligase yields MKKTEHIHFIGIGGYGMSAIARVLLEMGYKITGSDVAEQNLTRKLVEGGAVIHYGHEAKHVQGADTVVYSTALPEDNVERVEAQRLGIPTLHRSQMLARLLNERKGIAVAGAHGKTTTSSMTALAMEECGTDPTYIIGGEIVGFGTNAKAGKSEYVVAEADESDGTFLQYHPYISIVTNIEADHLENYEGSFEKIKEAYVQFLNQTRSEGCAIVCADDENLREMMPKLTCKLVTYGMGEEADYRISDIELGDRRSSFTVSTEGRELGRVNLFVPGKYNVYNATAALIACIKSGIPFEQAAEGLSKFNGAKRRFQVLVDTAGVLVVDDYAHHPTEIEATLRAAKSTGKRIVAVFQPQRYTRTFFLLDAFSRAFGDADEAIIVDIYSPPGEQPIEGVNSAALTDLIRQNSNADARYLATKEEVLEDLTGRIQDGDLVITMGAGDIWKVSHAFAEDWKAKHA; encoded by the coding sequence ATGAAAAAGACAGAACACATCCATTTCATCGGCATCGGCGGTTACGGCATGAGTGCGATCGCCCGGGTACTGCTTGAGATGGGATACAAAATTACGGGGTCCGACGTGGCCGAACAGAACCTCACCCGCAAGCTGGTCGAAGGAGGAGCCGTTATCCATTACGGCCATGAAGCCAAGCACGTGCAGGGCGCCGACACGGTCGTCTATTCGACCGCGCTGCCGGAAGACAACGTGGAGCGCGTGGAAGCGCAGCGCCTCGGCATTCCGACGCTGCACCGTTCGCAGATGCTGGCGCGCCTGCTCAACGAGCGCAAAGGCATCGCGGTAGCGGGAGCCCACGGCAAGACGACTACTTCGTCGATGACCGCGCTCGCGATGGAAGAATGCGGAACCGATCCGACCTATATTATCGGCGGCGAGATCGTGGGCTTCGGCACGAACGCCAAAGCCGGCAAAAGCGAATACGTCGTGGCGGAAGCCGACGAAAGCGACGGCACGTTCCTGCAGTATCATCCTTACATCAGCATCGTGACCAATATCGAAGCCGACCATCTGGAAAACTACGAAGGCAGCTTCGAGAAGATCAAGGAAGCTTACGTACAGTTCCTGAACCAGACGCGAAGCGAAGGCTGCGCGATCGTCTGCGCCGACGACGAGAACCTGCGCGAGATGATGCCCAAGCTGACCTGCAAACTCGTGACGTACGGCATGGGCGAAGAAGCCGATTACCGGATTTCGGATATCGAGCTGGGCGACCGCCGTTCTTCGTTCACCGTGAGCACGGAAGGACGCGAACTCGGACGGGTCAACCTGTTCGTGCCCGGCAAGTATAACGTCTACAACGCCACGGCCGCGCTGATCGCCTGCATCAAATCGGGCATTCCGTTCGAGCAGGCGGCCGAAGGGCTGTCGAAGTTCAACGGCGCGAAGCGGCGCTTCCAGGTGCTGGTCGATACGGCCGGCGTGCTGGTGGTGGACGATTACGCCCACCATCCGACAGAGATCGAAGCGACGCTGCGCGCCGCGAAGTCGACAGGCAAACGGATCGTGGCCGTGTTCCAGCCGCAGCGCTATACGCGCACGTTTTTCCTGCTCGACGCGTTCAGCCGCGCTTTCGGGGATGCCGACGAAGCGATTATCGTCGATATTTACTCCCCGCCCGGCGAACAGCCGATCGAAGGCGTGAACTCGGCCGCGCTGACCGACCTGATCCGGCAGAACAGCAACGCCGACGCCCGTTACCTGGCGACGAAGGAAGAAGTGCTCGAAGATCTGACCGGCCGTATCCAAGATGGCGATCTCGTCATCACGATGGGCGCGGGCGACATCTGGAAAGTGTCGCATGCGTTTGCCGAAGACTGGAAAGCCAAGCACGCGTAA